The following is a genomic window from Fundulus heteroclitus isolate FHET01 chromosome 16, MU-UCD_Fhet_4.1, whole genome shotgun sequence.
TGTCTCTGCCAAAGGTATCCGCGTTCCTTATTATCTCGGGCAGATAGATTAACTGAGAACGGAAGCAGAAAAAAGTATGTTGTCAAACCGGTACCAGTAGTTGCCAAGCAGTGGTATTTATCTTTTCACAAAACTGAAACTCCTAGACtcttaacattgttttttatttatttttttgaatactTTTGTTCCCTAGTTCTACTCCAGTGTGCTGACACACAAAGTCATCTGTAGTTATGTAAGAGTTTCATAAAAGAGCTCGGAGGGCTGGCAGAGGATCATAAAGTACCCATTTTAGTTAAAAgaaatttttctttaaaaatgcatGCTGAAAATGTAGTCTTACCTTCCTCACTCGATCGTTTCCACAAAGCACGCTTTTTTCCCACACAGAAAACctggtttttattctgttaatgATAAGAGAAGACAGCACCTGTTTGTTCTAGAAGGAGTGCTCGGCTATGAGTGTTATCTGGGAGAATGGGCAGTGCTTTGTAGAGAATGGCAAACATGAGCAAGCTGTAACTCCACCTTTTATGATTCCGATCCTTAACTAGTCGCACGACAAGGGAGTGAAGGTGACGCAACGTATGCCGTGTTCCCAAATCAGCTTCACACaaggtatttattttctttatggatgaattaatcattttaattgactgtgatgttttaaatttgaaaacCACCACTTGGTCTTTGAAGCagtatatttaaatataaaagagaaattgatgtgtgaaaacctttaaaataaattcacctTTTATTAAAGTCAGATGGTCCCGCTTTGAaagacaaatgaaaaataaataaatccaatgcTTAATTTGGATACATGTTCCTGTTCTAATCACAGAAACAATTGCTTTCAATAAAATCACCAGCATCAGAACACCAATctataatataaaacattttatatatttagagCATACCTCAGGATCCCTTCTTTTAAGATCTCTCTAAATAGTCCGGCTCTCTCTTCAGACCTGGACATGTCCCTCTGTCTAAATAAGAACATCACTATGTTTGGATTATTGTTTGTTGGATTATTAATTTGCTGGAAAAAATCAACAGAATAATTTCAAATCCATTCATAAATCCATGCACGCAATGTTCCAGGGCACTTTGGAGGAAAAACATGGCTCACAGCATCACAGGTCCTCCACCATTCTTCACGGTGAGCATGAAGGGCTTTTCCACAAATTCATTATTTGcttcactttaaaacaacctgGAGGGTCTGTTGCAGAAAAGATCAATTATATGGGCTCGACACACAGGGAGCAACGTCACTCCCTCTCTATTTGTTTCCTATGGAACTTGTGAGATGAGGCAGCAATCGCTCGCCCTTCTCCGGGAAATTCATGCATGTATGCATGAAATTCTGTTGAgtagacataaaagcaagattaCAGGCAAATCCAGTAAAATCTTCTGACTCTTCGTCCTCGTCGGTCACGGACTGCTATGAAAATACCAAAATCCCTCCGATTTCATAACCAATCAAATTTCTTGGAGACAAGCACAGTTGTGTCCCATGTGTTGGGTTTCACTGTCGTTTGTCGCTCCCCATGTGTCAAGCCCATTAGACTTATTTGACTAAATCATACTAAAGTTAccacccccccgccccccctccaaaaaaacaacaacaacaaatactgTTTGGCATTTAAATATGGGTAATTAATTCTCTGTGAATTGTGTTACGATAAACTAGGCTCATCTAGTTTCAGTTTGCTAGACTAAATTGGTTCCTGTGTTATGTCAGGTCAGGCGTAGCTAGAggaaaaggagataaaaagtgcAGTCTTTGTATCTGAAAatgcagttgttgtttttttttgctgaatgaTAAATTAAGTATTGCCACAGGACTGATTCATCTCTTGGGTTCAAAAAGCCCTCTGAAGTACGATGATGCGTGGCTCTGAGTCTGTCAAAGCTCTGAAAACTCTCAAGTATTAGAcaaaaaactaagtaaaaagCAGTGAGTGGTGTGAGACAAACCTTTCAAAGACTTTCAGGACAGCTAAAAAATGAATGCTTGAAACCCTTTTAATATATTGGAACAATGtcctaataaaaacaaaatataaataataagaGATGACTCAAGTTGTTTCCACCGGGGACACAAATAAGCAAACGTTAACAATGTTCCTTTTTATACTGAAAAACTCAGGAATGATCCTTTCACGTACGAGGAACTGCAAAGAAGCGGTTAATAAAGATGGAATTGAAGTTGAGTCTGGCGGGCGGGGCAACTCTGTACTCCATATGCTTGATTGCCACCTGAGCAGTTCCACCCGCAGACCCACCGACGGCCCCGCCTATAACACCGTAAAGAGCCATACCTCCCACCCCCTCGATAGATCCAAAAAGCGCACCGATCACCGCCCCCACAACTAAGCCGGTCCCAAGTCCCCTGGCCAGGGATGTTCGGAGCCATCCGTTATCAAGCTCTGCCTTAGCCTGGATCTCTGCACGAACATTGGCAATGTAGGTGTCCTTATGGAAACACAGCTCCTCCGACATGTACTGCTGCTCCATCTCATGCCACGTCCGCTCTATCTCGTCCGCCTTCTGCTTCCTGAGCCTCTTCTCCTCCTTCCTCACGCTGTACTCTGCCTTCTGGAAAGTTCTGCTGGAGAAGTGTCCCCCTCCCAACGAGGCCACCATCAACTCGATCTTTCGCAGCAGCTCCTTGTCCTGGCTCCGGTCTCTCCAGTTCTTCTTGAAAACGTGAAAGCGTCCGCCGTACTTCTCGATTAGCTCCCTCAGGTACCACTCCGTCTTCTTCACCCTGTTCTCCAGAGACGCTCCATCCAGGTTTCCCTCGTAGGCAAAGAGGACCATGCAGTGTTTCAGACAGTTCGTCCCGAAGCGTTTCTTTAGCAGCCAGGGAGTTTTCATGTCATTTGGGGAAATTTTCTCGATGTCAAAGGCAATAAGAAAGGCGTGCGGACCGGGTATGCATAAGCACTTTGACCTCCTGAGCTCCATCTTCCTTTTTGCGTGAGTTATATCCTTGTCGTACATGTTTGGCCCGTTGACCAATGCCACTGGTCGACCGGACAGCTCTCCCTTGTTCTTCACGCTTGCGGAAATGCTGGTAACATCCTTTGAAAAGGCCTCCTTTCCCAGCACAGCGTTGGTTAGCTGGAACTGAGAGGGTCCGCTGCTCCCGACCACCATGAGCCTCAGTTCTTTTGCAGATCCTGTCAGGAAATCAGTCTGAGATTTAGCTTAAGCTAATgcttttaaattgattttttttgttgtttaaactttctattgtttgcatttaaatagaaccaaaagtcagaaaaaaaaagataattatgGACCAAATAGAAACATGTCTCTTCGGAATAagcttcattcattcattttgcaAAAGTATAAACCAGTTCCACTAATTTAACCTGCATTCCTACAGTATCAAATGTGAAATATTacctttcttccttttctccATTTGACTCGGGTTCATTCTCTTAAGGCGGTTTAAATGAACATGTTCAACATGTATCTTCTGCGCGGTGAAAATGTATCTGTGTCCTGTTCCCTTGTCTGTTTCGGTCTGCCTCTGTTGGGTATCAGATTTGATATTGGTTGGAAAATACCCCAAGGGTCAGAAACCAACAGTGAGCTCATCCACATTTATTGACGTGGCTCATAAAAAATCTTTGTTTAATTAGCCAATACATGTCTCTGTTTTGTATCATGTGATGGAAATCACATGGTAGAgagttttataattatttccATTGTTGGCAATGtggtatgtttttatttatttatttagttagttatttttttatttacagaaataataaaagttaCCTTTCTGCCTAATGATAGATGTGTAAAATGAAAGACGACCCCCCATCCTTTTTTTGGTATTGTAATAAGATAGTTACATtacatgttaaaatattttgtatacatatataaagaaagaaaaggtgtttGATCATCACTGCAACACAACATTTCAATACTTAACAATAAGACCTCATAAAGGAAcatatttttagctttttattattcagatATATAGCCTTAGCTATTCTAACTTTAGTCAGATATATGCATTCACATTTACATTTGGGAAAATATGTCTTCTTAAATATAATATTCTGACAAACATTTAGAGCATTCCTTGACATAccagacatgtttaaaatgggtaatcaaactattttttttattaatggatggatgtaagaATTACCTTTATAAACATGGTTGGAGAAACAAAACTTATATTGCAAACATATTTTGAAGAATATAGTTGTTTGTAATGCAACGGTAACTTGGTCACATCTAACATCAAATAACTGTTTAATACTAAAACtacagaaactttttttttatcaaaataaattaataaaaattactgTTACACGGTTACATAATCACACAGGCGGGATAACACCAGGCCCACAGCAGGGAAAGGGGTTGATACAGTTCAATGAATCCACAGCTACATCACAGCATTGTTATttgaatacataaaataaaccgTGTTCTGGTAAAACAGCGCCCCCGTGTGGTCAGAtagattaaaacaaacattcCCAAAGGAAATCATCTGACGCATTTCCTGTTTTGAACAGACGTCACAGCATCTAGAGTTGTTCGCTCCGACTACAACTTGCTTCATGTGGATTATGCGGGACACGGTTGTCATAACAACCACCGGCGACGTGACGGCACGTTGTTGCTGCGTGGCGTGACCAGACCGCGGGATGATAAATCACATCTCCCGCGCGGCCAGGCCTGGCTTCTCACCGGGTCTGCGTCGCTTGTCCGACCTGAGAGCGAGCGAACATGTGCCGGAGAGCCCAGCTTCTCCTCGTCTCACTGAACAGGCGTCTCTGTACGTGCACGTAAGATGCCCCCTTATTTCCATTTAAACCATTTAgctgttttaaagtgttttcccTTTCGCGCATGTGTTATGTATGCcgtctgcaccccccccccccacacacctcTCCTTCCAGTGGCCTTACTGTCTCAGACGATGCACCTACTGCAATTTTAACAAGTACATACCCAAAGAGAACAACGATGACGTCATGACGAAGTGTCTCCAGACGGAAGCCGAGACGTTGCTGCAGCTCAGTCAAGTGTCCTGGTATGTTCCTTAGTTCACCTCATTCTGAGCCGCTCTCAtgtttaaagctgcagcttccaAATAACGCACTGCAAGGCCTGTTTAAATTATTCATGTTTAGACGCGTTGCCAGTGCCACCAGGAAGCCATTTGCATTTTGCTGggattttatattatattggTTCGACAGAAAGTAGGGTAGAGCTGAgcatatttgtgaagtggaaagataATTCCCCCAGTACTTAGGGCTCTCTGTCTGTAATGTAGCAGAGTTGTAAATCTAGAGACTGAAttgcttttgtaattttttatatatatatatatatatatatatatatatatatatatatatatatatatatatataatttgtttgTTGCTAAACAGCTCAACATCAGTGTGTTTGTACTTGAGAGATAATCCCTGTATCTCTTTTCAAGTTTGCCCCTCCATTCTAGCTCCCGATCAGGCagcttttttatgcttttacagccactaggtgtttttttttttttcccatggaTTACCCtgtatttatccatccatccttcaatcAGTTGTGTCCCCgtaaaagaaaagcatccccacaccaTACGATGGGTGTCAGGCACATGCATGTGGGCAACAATTGGTGATCTGTACCTCACCCTTCATGTTTGCCATGTCCACTACATGGCTTGTAGCAAACTACAGATATTTTATGAGCTTCTTTCCACACTCTCATTGGCACGTTTCCCTAAAAGCCAGATTTATGGCCGTAGAGatccccacctgagctgtggatctctacagctctTCCAGCGTtaccaatgatttttttttttgtgtgtgtgcgtgccttCTTCTCTTAATAATGCTTATATCTAACaaccttttgttttaaatataccACACCGTaccatttcttttatttataaagcgcttaaaaACAGCCTACAGCTGAAACAAAGCGCTGTACAAAGCCACAAACTAAACCATATCCgttacaaaactaaaataaaaagataatgggtaaaaaacacttaaaagaaacaataaaaccaatttaaaactaaaactaattctcgctagtggtaaaagccaaagaataatagtgttttatgttgaattttaaaggtgggcagtgaaggagcctctcttATGTGCATTGGCGGGTGATTCCATAATTGAGGCCCCgccccctctgagcttcctcttaGATCTCGGTACCTGTTAATTCGACCTGAGGGGCCGAGAGGGCGAATAGGGATGAAGAAGCTCAGAGAGGCACGGCGGGGAAGGGTCATTCAgacacttaaaaacaaaaataagaactttaaaatgaactctaaaatgcactgggagccagtggagtGTGGCCAGAATAGGAGTAATCTGTTTTGGAGTATCTAGCAAAGACCAATTCACTCCAACATAGAGTCCATTACGGTAATCCAGGCAGGATGATATTAAAGCATGGATCAGCGTTTCAAGGAGCTGTCTTGACAGAAAGAATTTAAATTTTGCCAGCTGCCTTGGTGATAAAAACATGATCTAACAACTTCTCTGATCTGACCATCTAATTTAAAATCACTTAAAACCCAAATCAGTGacactttgtttaaaatatgctGTCAGGGGGTCCCAAATTAACAGTACTAGGGTCACAGGAGCGACTTTGTCCAAACGCTATTACCTCGGTTTTCGTattgttaaaatttaaaaaggctAGCCGAGCTGTAATGTCTTCCAAACAGGCCAGCAGGGCCTTCACCGAGAAGCTGTCACCCTGCTTCAGGGGCAGATAGAGCTGACAATCACCAGCATAGAAATGGAAAGGAATTCTGTATCTCCTGAGGATGGAGCCTAAAGCCCTGATTAACCCCACGTGATAAAGGAGCGCAAGATGAGCGTACGGCCATGTGTTAGTAGCTTTGAAGCCATTCATTTTTAGTTGATGAATTGAAAATTGCTCTCTAGATGTTTAGAGCCTGGGATATAGTTTTAATACCCGattggtaaatggactgaacttatatataGCGCTTTGttcagtcatactgaccactcaaagcgctgtacactagagccacattcaactaacgcgcacacatttatacactgaTACGCAGCTCGGTACAACGGAAACAACTTAAAACTTCTTTGAAACCACATTCCTGTTTATTGTATTCTTTTGTTGCCGTTTATACAAATATcttctgatgccttcacagatCAGCTGTAATTACACTGAGATTGAATTACACCCGGATTTACAACTCTGTTTCAGATTAGCTTGTTTAGAGACATGACAGTAAGGGGGGCTTTGAGTccacaaatatataaatatgtataccacatttttttttttttttttttttaagttaacaaGGTATCtatcatttttcttccactacacaattatgcaccactttttGTTGATCTGGCATAAAAGGGATGTTTtaagggatgtgaatacttttgaagaGCCCTGTAAACTCCTTTACAAGCCTTTGGTTTTGACTTGCAGCGTCACGTCTGTATTTTTCGGTGGTGGGACTCCGAGCCTGGCTCCCCCTTCGACCATCGCTAAGATCCTTGAAACGGTTTCCAAGCAGGCGAATCTCTCAGACGAGGCTGAAGTCACACTCGAGGTCAACCCTACGCCTGTGGCGATGTCAAAGTTAAAAGACTACCGGCACGCCGGGGTGAGCCGTTTCTCCATCGGCGTTCAGGTACATGTAATTGTAAAGTTATTTAAGAGACTGGAAATCATGTGCAGACGCTGGTTATTAATCCCGTTCCCTCAGTCTCTGCAGGACGAGGACTTGAGAAGTCTGGGAAGAGACCACAGCGCCCTGGAGGCTTTGCAGACTCTCGGGGAGGCCAGGAGGCTGTGTCCAGGCGGCGTGTCGGTGGATATAATGTTCGGACGGCCTGGACAGACAACCGAATCATGGAGGAGGGAGTTGTCTGAGATGCTGAGGGTCTGCGATGACCACGTGTCGCTGTACCAGCTGACCCTCGAGAGAGGCACTGGACTGTTTAAACAGGTTCATTGCGGACAAGTAACCATGCCCTCGGAGGAAATGACGGCAGAGATGTACCAGTGTGCCAGAGAGACCCTGCAGCAGCATGGCTTTCAGCAGTATGAGGTCTCTAACTTTGCAAAAAATGTAAGTATGCTACAAAACGCCCCTTGATATCTGAAATCCAGAATTAAAAGGTCACAGAACACAACTGAATAAATCTGAAACCGTTTAAAgcttagatttatttaaatgtagtccaaaatcataataaaacccTGCCAATTTATCACttttttaatattcattttAATGTAGTCTTAATATAGCAGGTGTAAATTCAGCTTCTTTTCCTCATCATATTAGTCCACAGTTCAAAGGTTTGTGTCCACAACTTCTATAAAGGaataatacatacattttagCGTCATATTTTGTCCAAGTaacatattttctttacatCCTTATTTCATTTAGTCGAGGTGCTTAAGAGGCAAAGCTCTCTTTTGCACCTTGTAATCACATGTATGAGTTAAGGAAATTAATCattctgcctttttaaaatgattgcaCTTTAGTTACTGATTTCATGGTCCCAGTGAAGTGTTAAAAGATGTTATGACAGATGTCCATAATTGATTAAAACCACCCATGTATGTGCTTCAGGAAAGACTCTATTAAGAAGTACTTTTCTTTCAATTTAACAATTTTACATGTAGTCATTGTCTATTACTCAGGATGAAATTAGTTCTCTGCTccaaatgttaatattgaacaataaaaaaataatgttttttcgTTATCTAGGCAAAGATCAAAAAGTTGCACCcgaataaatcagaatatcattccatttatttcagtgattcAATCCAAAAAGTAATATCGGTTTATTACACGCaaagtgatatatttcaagcgtGTATTGCTTTTAATCCAATCATTATTGCTTGTAGTTAATGAAAGGCCAAATTAAGGTTATCAGAAAATTTAAATGCTACACTTTAAATGTTCTAAAGTTAGCACATTTGTTGTAGTAACGTTAGAggtagaaacaaagaaagaaacaacaaatcaatataaaatatttccagTGCAGGATAGTGCATGACAAAATCCCACTGGCTTTTACCGTGTTTAGCTGCAATGATAAATAAACTTGAACATCATCTGCATAGAATTTAGTTACTGTTAGCAAATAGCTAAATTAAATTGGATACAAACTAAACCAAACCAAAACTATTGTAGGAGCCTAAACTAAATGTTATAAATACTATGGTTGTGAAACTGGAACTGCTGATTTTACTTTCTTTGCAAACATTTATTGATTTAAGATATGTGTGGATTAAATAAGAATGCTTAAATCGCAAAGATGCAAAGCTGATTTATACGGAATATAATTAGGTTTGTATTcttgtgtatgtaaacttttttaaattaagtgaTCAGTTAAATGTGTTTAGTTATTAGCAGATGATGCGGGCTCTTCCCGGAGTCAGAGATTCAGACAGAAGAGATGGGGAGTGGAGCCGAACAGCATTGTGACCTCAGTCTCTCTGCTTTCTTATGTCTTTTTTATGTCCTCTGTGTTTCATTAGTAATCATGGATGAGTCATGTCCACTTATTTTCCTCGTTTTATTAAGTAAACAGTGTAACGCAAGCAATCTCTGAGAATCTTTTCATTCATTGGATGAGGATTATGCGGTTGTGGGAGCATGAGGCAGAAGTTTCACTCGCTAAAGGTCCATAATTATGTACTACTTTTTAACCAGGTGGGAGTTTGTTCTGTATTGGTGCTCACAGCTGCTAGTATTACACTCGTCTCTGTGTTGCGCAGAATTCGGAGAGTCGTCACAACGTGAGCTACTGGAAGGGAGAACAGTACATCGGTGTCGGCCCAGGTAACTTGGATGAGAACAGAACCACTGCCGGATGTCTGTTGTGCCTCTgaaacctttttgtttgtttgtttgtttgtttgtttgcgcTTTGGAACAGGAGCGCACGGACGGTTTGTTCCCCTGGGGGAGGGAGGCGTCGCCCGTGAAGCCCGGACTCAGACGCTGGAGCCTGACGTGTGGATCCGTGAAGTCCAGCAGAGGGGACATGGGACACGGAGGCGGATCCGGCTGGGCCACCTTGAACTGTGAGTTGTAGCACTTACACCCAGCAGCGTCGTGTCTTGTCTCGATCATTTCGGGTAATCACACAAGTCAACACGCTCATGCCGTGTCCTGAAATTCTCTGGCCATGTGAAATGCGACACTGAAGCCTCAGTCAGTCCATAGGGTGTGTGAGCGGCAGGGTTTCAAGGTCTCTGTGCATGCATGTGATTATTCTCAGGAACATTCTGTCCACGTGAGAAAAAGCTATATTGAGACTTGTCCTTGTTACTTCtgaatgatttttgttttgcagattgGAGGAGGTGTTGGTGATGGGAATGAGAATGACCAAGGGCATTAATCACAAGGTGAAGCGAGCACAATAGAGTTTTTACTTTCTGTGTGAATGCCTCTGTCTCTGCGGAGAATGTTGAGGAGTCAGTCATTTCTGTAAAATCTGAACATGTTTGTCGCaacttttttgcctttttaaagcACTGGGAGGGGTTTAGCCCTGAATTAAGCCTTCATGAAATCTTTGGTGCGTCTCCTGTTGTCCAAGAGCTGCTGCATAGTGGACATCTGATTCTTGATGACAGGTGATTTGTTGTCTTTGCTTTTCTACTGTCATGTTTATTTGCACGCTTATGTAGTTGCGGTCTATATCAACcttgtattttccttttttatgtttcttctttaaaaaaaattatgcaaacacagactttattattctttttcgTTCAGGGGTTTGAGATGTTCCTGGGATGGCCTGGCCTTACTGGACAGCATACTTCCTGTTTTGCTGGTGGAAATGGATAAGCAGATTTTTCCAAAGGCTGCCAGCTAGCTCACAATGAAGAAGGGGAAATATtagtacaaaaaaaatcaggctTGTTGAACTGTCAAAAGATGACATtatgtttaaatgaaataactatttatttgtttaaaaagattGTTCTTCAGATCTGATACAGCCTGTTTTTCAGAAGTACTGTAATGCTTTCCTTCAGttgtatgttttttctttcagtagGAAATCATCTTTTGTAACCCCATATCCGGCTTTGTTAGGAAATCAGATGTCAGTTCACAAACAATGTGTTCTTATggatttatacatttttcttaaccttgtaataaagttattttatataCATGGAGAATTGGTTGATTTTTCAGAAGCTTTTTGCAACATTTGCTGCTTTATTATTGGATCTTGTGAAGAGGAGTTCTCTTAATATCACTGTTTTGTTGAACTGCTGTGGCTGATGTACTGTGGTATAAATTTCTGCTGAAAacgactttttatttattttattgctacaTTTATGCAGTATTGTGCCTTGTAAAGTATAGATACCTCTTCAACTTTTCACCTTGTCACATAATATCCAAAAACTTCAATGTttagtcttgtttttattttttgggggttaGAAATTTTCAAAGTGGTGCATTattttgaagtggaaggaaatcagaaattgttttatttttaaatactttttaacttAACCTAAACTGGGGGGCTGGGTTAGAACTTTGTTAATCAGAAAAGCAGTCAAGAAAGCCTTGGCAAATCcaaaaaagctgcagaaatctGCAGAGACCAGTAAGTAGTAGTTGTTCACTCCTCGAATGTAACCTTGTGAAGAAGAAAATTGTCAGAAGTCCCATTTGTAGTTGGTCTCAAACCATGTAGCAATCATAGCAAACGTGGAAGAAGTTAGCTACTCTGGTCAGACAAGACTAAAGTAAACACTTCTGACCTACAAGCCATATTTTATGGGGGGCAAAACACTGTcattttgtttaattagttaTCTTTTCTGGTTTTGGATGTAGTTGTGGTTCCTTCTTGTGTTCTGTACTTCATGTATTTAAATTCAGATGTACAGTATGTTGTGATCTTTGGttgctctcttctgtttctctgtgtgtcttCTTTGTATCCCTCTGTTCTGTTTTCAGTAGTAATTTTTCCACATCTTCTCAGCTCACGTCCTCACTCGTCTGCAGGGCATTCTGCAGTGGTCCCCACAGCATTTATACGCTTTTCAGCTTTGGCTTCTTATCAGACTCTTCTGTCGACCACTCCCGCTAGTTCAGCTGTTGTCAAGCTTTCTCACCACTGTTTTCTCCTTGTTCTAACTCATCTTCTGGGCCATAGGTTCACCCTCCGGCAGgacaataatgtaaaaaaaacaaaaaacaaagctgtggTCAAACAAGGACCAAAACTATAAATTGAAAGCATTTACAGGCCACAAAAATTGCTGAATGTTTGTGGTTCTGTTTACCAGTAGATTAAGGTTGAATGCAGAAACAATGGATGTTTGTTTAATCTGTAAGAAAAATTGcccccaaaataaaaatgtcaatctGCATCAACTGTATGTGCTTGCAGACTAAATTTGCTCCAATCAAGAATTGTTAATGAGGACCGCACAAAATCTTTTAGAGATCCACAAATATTCCCCGGGCCACATTTCGGGTTTAGCTCGGGATATGCAGctgttaaaatggcccagtcaaagtccagacttaaattcAGTCGAAAATCTGTTTTAAGACTTGAAAATCTATTATCcaagatgttctccatccaataCGATTgagctattttaaaaaaagaagcaaaaaatgCATCTAACACTGAAGATTTATATGTAGAAGTACTGAAATTGAGTTCAAAGTTACCCATAACTTACCAgaattatttataaagctcttTAAAACAACATGCTTAGAACTCTGTTGCTGTTCGGTGACAAGACATGAAAATAGTCAAGGGTTATGAACactgatttctgttttaaacatgttCTTCCAGAGATTTCATACATAATTTTC
Proteins encoded in this region:
- the btr02 gene encoding GTPase IMAP family member 7 isoform X2, translated to MNPSQMEKRKKGSAKELRLMVVGSSGPSQFQLTNAVLGKEAFSKDVTSISASVKNKGELSGRPVALVNGPNMYDKDITHAKRKMELRRSKCLCIPGPHAFLIAFDIEKISPNDMKTPWLLKKRFGTNCLKHCMVLFAYEGNLDGASLENRVKKTEWYLRELIEKYGGRFHVFKKNWRDRSQDKELLRKIELMVASLGGGHFSSRTFQKAEYSVRKEEKRLRKQKADEIERTWHEMEQQYMSEELCFHKDTYIANVRAEIQAKAELDNGWLRTSLARGLGTGLVVGAVIGALFGSIEGVGGMALYGVIGGAVGGSAGGTAQVAIKHMEYRVAPPARLNFNSIFINRFFAVPRT
- the rsad1 gene encoding radical S-adenosyl methionine domain-containing protein 1, mitochondrial isoform X1, with translation MINHISRAARPGFSPGLRRLSDLRASEHVPESPASPRLTEQASLYVHWPYCLRRCTYCNFNKYIPKENNDDVMTKCLQTEAETLLQLSQVSCVTSVFFGGGTPSLAPPSTIAKILETVSKQANLSDEAEVTLEVNPTPVAMSKLKDYRHAGVSRFSIGVQSLQDEDLRSLGRDHSALEALQTLGEARRLCPGGVSVDIMFGRPGQTTESWRRELSEMLRVCDDHVSLYQLTLERGTGLFKQVHCGQVTMPSEEMTAEMYQCARETLQQHGFQQYEVSNFAKNNSESRHNVSYWKGEQYIGVGPGAHGRFVPLGEGGVAREARTQTLEPDVWIREVQQRGHGTRRRIRLGHLELLEEVLVMGMRMTKGINHKHWEGFSPELSLHEIFGASPVVQELLHSGHLILDDRGLRCSWDGLALLDSILPVLLVEMDKQIFPKAAS
- the rsad1 gene encoding radical S-adenosyl methionine domain-containing protein 1, mitochondrial isoform X2 → MINHISRAARPGFSPGLRRLSDLRASEHVPESPASPRLTEQASLYVHWPYCLRRCTYCNFNKYIPKENNDDVMTKCLQTEAETLLQLSQVSCVTSVFFGGGTPSLAPPSTIAKILETVSKQANLSDEAEVTLEVNPTPVAMSKLKDYRHAGSLQDEDLRSLGRDHSALEALQTLGEARRLCPGGVSVDIMFGRPGQTTESWRRELSEMLRVCDDHVSLYQLTLERGTGLFKQVHCGQVTMPSEEMTAEMYQCARETLQQHGFQQYEVSNFAKNNSESRHNVSYWKGEQYIGVGPGAHGRFVPLGEGGVAREARTQTLEPDVWIREVQQRGHGTRRRIRLGHLELLEEVLVMGMRMTKGINHKHWEGFSPELSLHEIFGASPVVQELLHSGHLILDDRGLRCSWDGLALLDSILPVLLVEMDKQIFPKAAS
- the rsad1 gene encoding radical S-adenosyl methionine domain-containing protein 1, mitochondrial isoform X4 is translated as MCRRAQLLLVSLNRRLCTCTVTSVFFGGGTPSLAPPSTIAKILETVSKQANLSDEAEVTLEVNPTPVAMSKLKDYRHAGVSRFSIGVQSLQDEDLRSLGRDHSALEALQTLGEARRLCPGGVSVDIMFGRPGQTTESWRRELSEMLRVCDDHVSLYQLTLERGTGLFKQVHCGQVTMPSEEMTAEMYQCARETLQQHGFQQYEVSNFAKNNSESRHNVSYWKGEQYIGVGPGAHGRFVPLGEGGVAREARTQTLEPDVWIREVQQRGHGTRRRIRLGHLELLEEVLVMGMRMTKGINHKHWEGFSPELSLHEIFGASPVVQELLHSGHLILDDRGLRCSWDGLALLDSILPVLLVEMDKQIFPKAAS
- the rsad1 gene encoding radical S-adenosyl methionine domain-containing protein 1, mitochondrial isoform X3; amino-acid sequence: MTKCLQTEAETLLQLSQVSCVTSVFFGGGTPSLAPPSTIAKILETVSKQANLSDEAEVTLEVNPTPVAMSKLKDYRHAGVSRFSIGVQSLQDEDLRSLGRDHSALEALQTLGEARRLCPGGVSVDIMFGRPGQTTESWRRELSEMLRVCDDHVSLYQLTLERGTGLFKQVHCGQVTMPSEEMTAEMYQCARETLQQHGFQQYEVSNFAKNNSESRHNVSYWKGEQYIGVGPGAHGRFVPLGEGGVAREARTQTLEPDVWIREVQQRGHGTRRRIRLGHLELLEEVLVMGMRMTKGINHKHWEGFSPELSLHEIFGASPVVQELLHSGHLILDDRGLRCSWDGLALLDSILPVLLVEMDKQIFPKAAS